The Thermus caldifontis genome contains a region encoding:
- a CDS encoding bioflim formation protein produces MKRILLFLTLSLGLSLAQAPAYPENTLGLGYAPDKGLYLQGSALLPFSPLGIDTGLDLQALLSQNPEVFAFFKANLFPGLVLADLYTSVGLGLDLRYPFGVHLGPVVSLEVPGGALSAYGGLGYQGGFHLAWGAGFRFYLEPLALEVSASDRYPFLLSLLYLW; encoded by the coding sequence ATGAAGCGGATTCTCCTCTTCCTTACCCTTTCTCTAGGCCTCTCCCTGGCCCAAGCGCCCGCCTACCCGGAAAACACCCTGGGCCTGGGGTATGCCCCGGACAAGGGCCTGTACCTGCAAGGAAGCGCCCTTTTGCCCTTTAGCCCCTTGGGGATTGACACCGGGCTGGACCTGCAGGCCCTCCTTTCGCAAAACCCCGAGGTCTTCGCCTTTTTCAAAGCGAACCTCTTCCCCGGCCTAGTCCTGGCCGACCTCTACACCTCGGTGGGGCTGGGGCTGGACCTCCGCTACCCCTTTGGCGTGCACCTGGGGCCGGTGGTGAGCCTCGAGGTGCCGGGGGGTGCCCTTTCCGCCTATGGGGGACTGGGCTACCAAGGGGGCTTCCACCTGGCCTGGGGGGCAGGCTTCAGGTTCTACCTGGAACCCCTGGCCCTGGAGGTTTCCGCCTCCGACCGGTACCCCTTCCTCCTAAGCCTCCTCTACCTTTGGTAA